Genomic segment of Heliangelus exortis chromosome 7, bHelExo1.hap1, whole genome shotgun sequence:
AGGCATGTGAGCTCTTCAGGCCAGTGAGGCTGTCTAGATGATTTCTACCCTGATTTACACagatatccttcctgaactgctATGTACTATCAGAGTTCACAGCACACACTCCTCTTCATAAGGGATAAGGAAGTGTCTACTACAGGCTAATATTTTTacagaacaattaaaaaaaccaaacaactctAACTTTCTGCATCTGCACTGAATTATACAGTAGTTCTTTTTAggacaaagagcagaaaattatGCTCTAACCCAGTGACCCATGGTAGTGTAATCACTGAACAAACCTATAAGACAGAATTAAGATCAAGCACAAGTAATTTACAGGACCACTGAACAGTGGAGAGACAAAAAAGTAGGGGCTTTAGaatgattttcctcttttcagcaGGCTACTTTATTTCACAAATAGAATGGAACTCAATTTCCAGGGATGGACAGCTAATTAACTGATGCTGATGACTTCTGAACAAAAAATTTTGAAGACGACAGAAGGCAGCTGTAGCAAAGTGAGAGTAATTCTGACTAGTGGCTACTAATCctagaaaataaacagcaaatttGTTATAAGTTTACAGAAAAAGTTCaatcagaaaaagagaaaaaataattaaggcaACCACTGTCTTCCACATTTGTTAACTTAATTTATGCTAAAACAGCACACACATCAAAATATGAATTAAATGTAAATGGTattagataatatttttttttagtcttaCCATACTGAAAGAACAAATTCTGGAATTGAAGAGTAGCTGGCTAGGTATGAACCTGTGAAGCTAAGTGCAAGTAAGGTGTAGTCCAGCTGAACATTAcctgaaatgtaaaaataaagaacGTGGTCTTTAATTGCCCTGGACTTTTCTGTATATTATGACAGAGAActcttttcagtttcttaatATCCACTTCAACTCTCCTAAGCTTCTTCGGGCCCCCGATTCCTTTGCTTCACTCCTGATTATTGGTTTGATTTGATCATAAAAATGTTCCCTATCACTTTCGaattttttccacctttttcaATAGCACTTTGAATTTGTAAAGTATTTTTCCCCAAGTTCCCTGAAACCCCTTGTCCTAATTTCATTCATATATATGAAATAAGCAAGCAGCATGATCCTTATTTAAATGGCAAACTGAAGCATGGCTATGGTAAGCAACTTAACTAAGGAGAGAAATATTATGAGTTGGGCAAAAAATAGATATTAGGTCACTGAAGTTTAACAGCAAGAACCCTAATTTCTCTCACATCTCAGATTTCTCAATGTGGCTTTCAGCAGCCTGCCTGGAAGCCTACTGCAGTATGATTTTGTTGctattgttgttgttattctGTCATAATTCCACTTCATTCCATTTGTTTTCCCTATAAAACAGCTCTATTTTGTACTGTCATAATCCTCCTAATTTGAGCCTAACTAAAAGTTGGGTAGTGAAAAATTCCTTCCACTGCTTTCCACACATCTTGTCATCATTTTGAGGAGGGTCAGGGAGGGTTACCACATCACTACCTTTTAATTCTGTCAGTTTATTTAGTTCTGGAAAAGTGCAGACATAGATGATGGGATTCAGCTTCCGGTCTGAAAAGGCCAACACCTGACGGTTCCCATTTGCTGTGAAGGCTCCCACCTGCCCAGTCTGACACTGCAGCACTGATGTCTTCTTTGTTTCAATGTCCAGGAAGAGGATGTAATTGCCACATGGGTAGCAGACAGTGTGATTGTTGATAAAGCCAAAATTCTTGCTGGAGAATCCCTGAACCCAACTTAAGAAAGAGCAGCTCAGTGTTAAAACATTAATCAAAGACATGCATATCTTAAAATAAGATGCAAACCAGAATGTTTTAGCCAAAGTTACAGTGATCTGATGCTTGGATCATTAGCATCATCCTCATTAGACTCATCCTTATACCCATGTTGCAAAATGACAATAACTTCAAGATCTTGTATTATGACTCACTAGTTCAGTGTTTCTGAAAACACGAGGTCAGTCATACTGCTGGAGCACAAAGGACTGTAATGAGAACATGGAGATACTTGTTTCACTTTTTACTAAGTAAAATTAGCCAGTTCATGGGCTGTTTTTGTACTCATAATCGTATCAATAGAATATACCTTTACTCTGAAAGAACTACAGTGTCTACTGGGGACCCAGTGGTAGTGTTTGCTTAACCTTTTTACGCATTCATAGTTCATCTTATccctataaaataaaaaatatgaaggcATAGCTTATGTTTATATGAACCTAATTAGGAGGACTGTTCTGCTTTAAAGATACCAGTGCTTGAACACATGATAAAGCTTTGGAATGTAAACAGGATGCGTTGCgcaaggactgaaaaaaattactgaagagGAGTCAGCTTATGAACTTACAAAACCTCAACAAATGCTTAACTGCCTGCAGATGTTTTTACCTTTTAGACTGTGTGTGGATAAATATCAGGGTCCTCTTATCAAAGAGATTTCACTAACTGAAAGTGTCTGACTGAACCACAGCTTAGCCTGCTGGTACCACCTTAGAAAAGTTTCAGCAGTGTGATACATATCCTCTGTGTATAACGTGGCCATTAGCATCTTTTAATTTCTATTCAGAAACCTTCCATCTCTTTTTTCCAATTATAAGAGTGTTTGACTGGAAGAGAAATCTGTCCTCTGCAGTTGCAAGCAGCATTTTATACTCCTTCCATGAATGACAGTCATAAAATGAGCTCAGCTGCTAATCCTCTGTATCCTTACTACAAGATATCCTTACTACAAGATTGTACTACAGCCCCAGCACTCTTATAGTtaggaacattttaaaatgaatagtCTTAAGATATTTATGTCCAGCATTAACTTATCATTATCCTTCCAGGGTAGTTTCTGCTCTGGCTCTCTTTTGCTACACACTGGAGGATTCAGTGCAGCCAGGAGGCTGGTAGCACACTAAGCATGAGCTCCTGCAGATGAACTGAGTATCATGGCAACAAAGAGGAGACATTTCAGCTGATTAATGTTTTTACAGACCTTTTAGACAAGAACTAGATGTACGATGTGCCACTGCACATAAGCAGACCCTTATGAACATGCTCAAAGGACCAGCTCTGTTTTACTCCAACAATATCAGTGGaaatgacattatttttaacttttgttCACAGAGGTATAATGAAGTCTAGAAAATATGTTTGCAGGGATAAATTAATGAGATGACAGCTCAATTTATCATTCTTATACAACTAGTAAAGGCTTAGTGGGACAAGGACTCAGGCTGTTATCTGGTGTCAGCTATGACTGGTGCCATGCACAGCAAGTCAGGTAATGAGCCATGGCTCACCCACAAGCTCTCCATGCTgtgtctctctccagctttgtACAAACATTGTGTCAGAAGTATTTCAGTCATAAACTCTGCCAGCTGGTGAAACGTAGATGGAGCAAAGTAATTAGAGTTGCTTGGAAATTTCCTTACCTAGCATTTTGCCTCTGAAAATGCTAGTTCGTAAAAAACAGATTATGTGAAGCCATGAGTTTTGTcaaagttttcagaaaacacagaacacaGTATTCCAATTGCCtactacaaaattattttgtcactTTCTTCAAAAACTGAATACACATACACCTGACATTAATTCATAAGGAAGGCAAACTTTAAACTTTTCTGCTTTATGGAAATGGGTTTTGCTTCACATTcaaaagggattatttttttttgtgtgtgtaataGTTTCATTTCTTAACAGCGTTTTCATAAAGTGGAAAACCTCTGTCAGAGCTCTTCCATGTAACACCAATTTGCACAAGGGACTTCCTCTGAATGGCAATGAAATGCTTCAGATGGTATTGTTTTTACTGTGCAAACATGAGAATGGTCAAGCCTGAAGCCTGTTTCTCCTAttactaaaataaattactttctttccACTAAAAAATGCTGCACCTTGAGTTGTGGATCTACGTCTCATAAACATTGATGAAATAGCTGAAATACAGTGGGCAAAGAACCTTAAACATGTCATattacatagaaaaaaatgtctaaatatCCAGATTGCTGTGAAAGTCTCAACCAAGGGATGCAGGAAGGGCTCAATTCATCTACAGCTCCTGTTTGTTCTGACCAAAAAGCAAGTTGTTGGATTGCCAAGAGCTCTGAAAGAGAAGTGTATTTTATATACAGCGTGTGTTATGTTTGTGGGAAGTGGAAAGCTGAAAGTCTCTGACATGCAAGTTTAAATGCTGAGACAGAAAGGCAGGAGTGAGGACTCAGAATACCACAAAAATTAGGAGTCATGGCAGGAGAGGATGACAGTGGGGTTCAGGAGGTACAGAACAGCCAGGGAAATTATAGAGGTTGAAGTAGTCTGGATGTAACAAAATAGAGATGTGATGATGCATTGCATGGTTTCTCAAAGCCAGGTTCTGAGAAGAAATGCACACCCCAAGAGTTAATCAGGACTGTGTGCTGCCAGAACTACTGCACTGGGAAAGGCAACAACTCATGCCACACTTGTCACAAGGTACACTTAAAAATTTACTCCCCGTTTCAGAGCCTCCCTGGGAAATGGGAGGAGCACCTGAGTTTCACCCAAACCTACCAAAGGCTCTGTTCCCGCTACACGCTGCCATCCAAGTGCTCCTttgcctctcctcacagccacCGGACACAGCACAGCGGCCTCCCAAACTTTCCCTGCTAAACCTGACCGGTTCCCTGACCTGAACCCCGCTTGGGCCGGGGGGGTGTCtcagcagtgtgtgtgtctggtgtgtgtgtgtgtgtgtgcgtgtgtgtgtgtgtgtgtgcgtgcgcGCGCGCGAGGTGTGTgcggtgtgtgtgtgtgtgtgcggtgtctgtggtgtgtgtgtgtgcggtgtcagtggtgtgtgtgtgtgtgtgtgtgtgtgtgtgtgtgtgcgcgaGGTGTGTgcggtgtgtgtgtgtgtgtgtgtgtgtgtgtgtgcgggGTCTGTGGTGTGTgcggtgtgtgtgtgtgcggtGTCTGTGGTGTGTgcggtgtgtgtgtgtgtgtgtgtgtgtgtgtgtgtgtgtgatgcgTGCGGAGGCCCAAAGGGCTCGGGCTGTCCCTGCCGGCCCCCACCTCACTTCCAGCGCGTCCTCCGCTGCTGAGGAGCGGCCCCCCGGGGCCTCGGCGCGAAGCTCCTCAGGGGCCCGGACTTTACCGGCCTCCTCCATCCGCCCCAGGCCACCTCCGGCCTGTTGACACCCGTCTCTTAGGAACAAGAACAGCTCCTGCGATTAGCTGAGAGAACGCCTCCCGCCAGCATTGAAACCGACAGCTGGTTGGCCTGCGCCCGTCCGCCGGAGCCATTTAAAGGACCCTCAGCCCTGAGACGGAGACAGAACAGGTTGGATGTGTTTGTGCGTTTATGGCTTTTAGCTTGGTGCCACGTCAAGAACCTCCAAGTATTACAAAGCAGAGTTAGCAATAACATCTCCTTTTCCATTCTGTAAAGGGCAAGTGTTATTTATAGTGCCTCGCTTGCTTGAGTTCGTTGTTATTTATCTGTACAGTGGCAGCGTGTGCTGCTGCAGTACTGCAAATCCACAGCACTATGGAGCAAGGACAGAGAGCAGTGCCCCTGTCCAGAGCTAGCAGGACAAGTCTGTACCTCACCTCTTGCTTCCACTGGTGCTTTGTATGCCATGCAAACCCAAGACAGAACGAggaaagagatttatttttccatggtgCCTTTGAGGAGCTGTTGTAGGATGTGGATTTTGTGATGCTGCTCTGGGCTCCTATGTGCCTGCAATTTAGCCATGAATCAGCAGGCTGCTTGTGTTCTTCACCACTAAGAGAAacttcagattaattttttttgtcatgatCTAAAACGTTGATGAATCTTTCCTAATGGCAGGTACTCAGAGGAATGAGAAATATGTCCTCTAATGCAGTTATTTTAGCAGTAGGGAAAACCATTTTGTTGGCAAAGGACATCTTTTGTACAGCTTCTGTTTGCATAGGGCATGGCAGTCTTGTGCAATGAACTGCCACTCCCTTTCACCTAGAGCTGCTTATTAATTACATAACCAATCAGCAATGACTTAACAAAAAATCATATTCTTCTATTCAAATGAGTAATGGTGTCAGGTTCATGGTCTATTTACTAGGGGCCTTCTCCATGTTTGCCTGCAGGAGAGATCACCACAAAATACTGGTCTTTGTGACATGATGCCTCATGCCCAACTTCAGTGACAAAAGCAACAAGTCATGAACAGGCAAAACTTCCCCACTGAGGAGACTGGAGAAGTAAGCTCTCTGGTGCCTAAAGAGATGACTTTTCCTAATAATGTACAGCTCTGACCCAAAGGTTGGGTGGAAGTGTGTGGAGCCCCAGGAAGGAAGCATTTTACTTCTGGGACCATAGATCAATTTTTATGCAATGCATTAGGAGGAATAATCCATTTCCACTAGGAAACTTTAACCTCAGGAAATTTCATCTCCATTTCACCCCAGGAAAAGCTGTTACAAGGAATGCCCTGGTGCCCTCACCTCAACTGAAGAGGGAGCAAAAGGGATAGAGAGGACTTCAGTCCGTGCTTTGGTTCTCTTTTGTGCTATGCACATACTGATGCCCCACAGGTCCTGTTTGCTGAGGCAAGCATATATCCCTCCATGGTTGGAAGACAGTAATTAAAGTAGATATAACATTTGCTGCACTCCCTGATCTGTTGGGTTATCAGTTGTCTCCTTTTGGGTTTTCATCATGAAGCAGAACAGCTGCAACAGAGAAACCTTATCATCCTCAAGGTGGGATGGGATGATTTTGAAGGCCTGGCCCCAGAGACGCTGTGCAGGAAGGAGGCAGTaagggaagcagaggaagatcTGGTGCCTCACAAGCTGCTGGAGGCACCATTTGAAAAAAACTAACAGGTGAATGGAGTGGATTTTTGCCATAGGTTTACCATTTAACAGTGCTAGCTGGGATGGGTTATGCTGAGGTTATAGACGACAGCATTAAGAGCAGCTCAACACTGCCTGTACACGCGGGTGGGTCAGCATTCTGGGTGGGGAGAGCGCAAGAGGTCATTGGGGTGCGTGATGCTtccccaaacccaaacattcCTCCTTCCGTGGGTGCCAGCCACCCGAGGCAGAGTCCCCACAACCCCCGGGGCAGGGCGGGAGAGAGGCAGCGCAGCACTCCGGCCCTAACACGCCGACTGCGGGCCGGGACAGCGGCCCGCGGCCTTCTGAGGGGCGGTGGCTCCCGGCCTGCCCACGGCGGGCGGGGCCGGTGGCGGGGCCTCGGCAAAGCGCTGCAGAGCACGGCACAGAGCAGTGACATGGCCGGAGATCAGTCTCGGAGCTTCGGCAAAGGTAAACGCCGGCCCTGGCGGGCAGGGAAGCGACCGGGTTGCCGTATCGCCTCGGCTGGGGCTGGGCGGCTGCGGAGGGAGTGCGGAAGTGTGCGTGAAGCGAGTAAAGGCTGTAACAGCCGGGATGGTTCTGTTCTCTCTCCTCAGGCAGCACGGCCCCGGGGCCAGTGCCCGAGGGGCTGATCCGGCTGTACAGCATGCGGTTCTGCCCCTTCGCCCAGAGGACGCGCCTCGTCCTCCGCGCCAAGGGCATCAGGTGAGGCCTGCCCGGCgggttcggttcggttcggtaCAGTGCGGTACGCAGATTCCTGCCCCGCCTTCCTGTGTCCCCCTCTCCGGCGCCGCTGCGCCCCGCGCTCTGTCTGGGGAGTCGCGGTGAGCAGGGAACGGGCTCAAGGTGCCCTTATCTGGGCATCCTAAATGGCATTTGATTAATCCTCCCTCAAAGAACTGAGTGAAAAGAggtttctgtgattttgtgagGGGTGATTTTGTTACAAAGCTTGAGTTTCTTAAGGCTGTTTTTGGGGAGGAGCGTCTTAAGTGTACTAGGAAACAAGTAGGCCGAGTATGAAATCACAAATGTAAAGGCCCAAAGTAAATTGGCAGGGAAAAATCccaagctgattttttttctcgGCTGTCATCCCGATTGCTTGCTATGTAATATTtgagctgcttctcctgggtGAATGTGGGTAGAGCCTTAAattgtgttgtttggttttgatgtAAGCTGCAGTGAAAATTCTGGGAGATACGAATATTCAGTGTTTCTGTTGTATTGCCACTTAGAAAAACACAAGAGTGAGTGAGGGGCCTTTTAATAAGAGGAAATGTACTGTGTTTTTATCATGTCTTTCCATGACTGTGCTGCAGTAAATTTATGGAATTCAGtacttgtgtttctttttcaagaaaaccatggcatttcagtgtttttaagtGGGGATTGATCTTTGAAGTAAGAGctttttctacctttttctgATTTCCACTAAGCCTCACACCTGCTAATGATTTGTAATCAGCACTGGGCTGGGAGTCAGCAGGTTCTTGTTATAGCATGATGAGAGTTGAGtgaatttggttttgtttgcttgcttttttaacTGGTATGTACATGAAAgtttaattttgtctttatttagTGTTTTGGACTGGTCTTGGAGCTTTGTGGGTTTTAGTATAGCAATTTTGGAGGGGGTTTTATGGCTACCTGAATGTGGTAGTCATCTTCTGGTAAACCTTCAGTTGTTTTCAAGGTTCAGCTGTGTCTAGCAGACCTTCAGACTTACTTGAAATTTTGGGAGTCACTTGTATAACACAGCGCATAAGATTTGTTAATGTAACATATTTCCCTTGtgtcttttaaaatcagtaGCTGTTTACCTTTAATTTAAACACCTGTCCTAAATGAGGCCATAGGTGGGGAAGTAGGTAGGATGTGCTTCTGATTTGCTCTTTCACATAAGGTCAGATTGAAGTTCAGCTGCATTTCTTAATTAGAGTGTAACTTATCTGTAATCAAGTGCTTCTTTCTTAGAATGCCCCTGATGCTGCATGTAAGAAGTGTGCTACTTTCTGAGCTTGACTTAAAGTCTCCTTTTTGACCAGAGATCTTACAGCAGCCTTCAACTACCTGAAGGGATCCTAcaagaagctggagagggacttcttACAAAGGcatagtgataggatgagggctattgtttttaaactgaaggagggtagatttagattgaaTGTTAGGAAGATactctgtgagggtggtgaaacacagGGAcagcccagagaagttgtggatgtcctctccctggaaatgttcagtgCCAGTTTGCAttgggctttgagcagcctggtctagtggaaagtgCCCTAtggcaggagagctggaactaaataatctttaaggtcccttaaAAATCAGAGAATGAATTGGattgtattttttcttagcATGACTATAAGGGCTGCCTCTGTTGTGTGCTTGTAGACTGTTCATGTGTCTTTTATTAGTTTAACAAACAACTCATAGGAAGTCAGTGCtgattttcttcagcaaaagcaAGTGCCCCTGGGAGCATTTCCATGTGTTGAATGGAGCCCTGCAAAGGGCTTCATAGAAGactggggagcaggggagcaAGGATTCAGCCTCTCAAGTTCTGTAGCTTGTTACAGTGTAATGACTGTATTTCACCATGGCACGTAGTGGACTGTAGAAGAACTGAGCCTGTTTGggtctttgtttcttttgctgctttagCCATGAAGTAATcaacatcaacctgaagaaTAAACCTGACTGGTTTTTTGAGAAGAGCCCCTTTGGGTTGGTTCCTGTTCTGGAGACCAGCAAGGGCCAGCTGATCTATGAGTCCCCAATCACTTGTGAGTATTTGGATGAAGCATTTCCAGGGAAGAAGTTGATGCCTTCAGACCCGTATGAGCGAGCCTTACAGAAAATGCTCCTGGAACAGTTTTCAAAGGTACTGCCTGATCAGAGTGGTAATGTGTTCTTTACCATATCACCAAAAACTGCAGCTCTGTTGCCaatgctgctttcttcctttaGGGCAAGTCTTGTGTCTAAAAGCGTTTAAATAACCAGAGGGGTTATTTGGGGTCCCTTGCTGTGAGCATGTACAAACCACTCTGCATCTGAATTGCTCCCAGCATTTCTGTGTGGGGATGGGTGCAGGAAGACAGCCAAGGGAGTGATAGGGTTTATGACTGAGGCAGGATTTTGAACATTCTGCAATAGAACAAAGGTTAATAGACCAAACCATCTGAATGCTTGAGACCTTGGCAGTGCAATGGCTGCATTTTAATCTGGATCATTCTGTAGGAAGCATTGTATGAATGGCAAATAGTGAGTGTGCCTGACAAGAGAGCCTACAACCATGCATGAGAGATGGCAGGTGGCTGTAGCTGTGGAACATATAGAAAGAACTGGTTTTTGGCTCAGTGGGGTTTGGAGGTAGGCATTGTGGCTAGCTGGAAGTAGCCTCTGTATAAGAATGTGCTTTAAAGGGCCTAGGAAGGGAAACAAGACAGCCTGGATatgaggcagcagaggagaggaagcaATGGAAGATGCAAAGAGATGTGAACAAAGAAGGGGGATAGAAGGGAAGAGGTGTTTACAGCAGGCCTTTCTGAGTAGAGATGATGGGAAGAAGTTACAGGGAAGCATACTGCAAGAAATGAAATGTGCACTGAATGTTGGGTGTATGAATAACAAGATCATAGAAAAAGTGTTTGCCTGTGAATGTTTAAGATTAAAATTCAGTTAAGGTTGGCCACTGGGAAGCTTTCTGGTACTATGTGCTATTTTCTCTGATAATTACCAAGTTATAAAATGCACAGCTGTGTAGAAGCCTGCATATCTTGGGCTGCATATCTCTTTCTTAAGTAACTTATATGTTgataattaaaatgtatttggatTGTAGAAATGTATAACTAGGAAAAGAGTACCATTCTGCACTTTGCTACcttttttgctgcatttttggTAATGTGCACATATGGGAAACATGCCCTTCTTTTAATTACTCCCTTCCTATTAAAAGGCTACAGTTCATTAGTATTTGAATTCATGGTTCTTCTATGCCTTTGCTTATCTTTTctgaaggatatttttttaattaatggaCTTTAACTTTTGAGAGGTAAAGATTGAACATATGTCTAATATCTTAACATCCAACTTAACATTTTAAGCTCTGAGTGACTTGTTTGTATTGTTGCAAGAGGaatgtaaaaatctttttacttttctttgtaTAGATAACACCTTTAGTTTTCAAGTATTATGTGGCAGTCAAAGATGGACAGGACACTGCAGCACTGAAAGCAGAGATTGTTGAAAAGTTTGGCAAATTTGAAGAGGTAAGAGTATTTCATGATAACAAGCAGGTTGCCTGTCATTGTACAATGCCTTTTCTTCATGCTTTGGCTTTTGGAGCTATGTCTCTTACTGTTTattcagaaaatgcagcagtgaACAGTCATTCAATATAGTCCCCTCAACCCAGGAGGCACAACACCACTGTTAAATTCTGGGTGGCTAAGCTAAACTTCATCTGTGTGGTGAAGACTGTGCACTTGTGGAGTTTTTCTGAATTCTAGCTGGCTGCTGTTGTCTTGGATAtctttattctgctttgaatGTAAGGACAccctgcagcattttttaaGAGCAAGGGCTAAAGAATCTGAGCTACTGGAGAGCAGTAGCTCTGCTGAAATCAGTGCAGGTACCCTGGTGATGAtgcaactttttttgttgttgtttgagAGGTTATTTTTGGGGGTGTTGGAAAGCAGGATGTGAACTGTCCCTTGCAGGAATCTTGTCCCAGGCCATGTTCTGCTATGGGAGCATAAGGCAGCCTATGCAGAGCTCCAGAAGTTTCAGGTGGCTTTCACACTGATTTAGCAACTTCACAGTCTGCATCAGTGGCAGTTCTTGGCTAGTCTGAACAGCTGATGGACTTTACCACAGCCTTTACCACAAACAAATTGTGTCTTTATCACACAAATTGTGTCTTTAGCAGCAAGCTATGGCTAATGCTTGTCTGGCACAATCAAGATTTGTTCCTCCAGAGTGCTTCTCCTCTGGGGCAAAGCTACCAATAGCTTTCTAGTACTTTCCTAATTCTCCTGACAGTCATGTGCATTCTGCTTCTGCAACCCCTGGAGTTGCCAGAGTAAAGTTGTTTTCAGAGAAGTCTTTTCTGCCTGATCAGGCTAATGCTGAAGTGGTACAGAGGACAAATGAGATTTTTGTGGAAGCCACGTGTCTCACTTCACTGAAACACAGATGTGTTAAAcattaagaaagaaattacCTTCCTGCTTTATTAATGCTGTGAAATACTTGTTGCTCCTTCAGTGTCTCCACTGTACTCTGAAggattttgcagcagcagctgaaggtcAGCTGAGGATGGGAGAAAGGAACACAGCCATTCAAACCTGACTCAGCCAGTTGAAAGAGATTCAGGAACGGGAAGTGTTCTGAAACACTTCTGTATTTAATTTGCTGCTGCCCGACAGAGGGAGCTGTGTTCCCAtctctgtgcctgcagctgcGGGGTTATGTTCTGCCAGACACTGGTAATTCAAACAGCTTGATGCTTCCTCAAGTACTGCTTTAAAATTTCTACTGGATCATGGGTACAGGGAGTAAATACTATAGGAGTATAGTGTTGtgtgtctgaaaaaaagaaatattcataaCGTTTCTGGAGTTCCATGTTTAAAATGCCAAAGTGCCTGAAAACAGAGGGTCTAGTCTTATGAAAGAAGCAGCCAAGCTCTGGAGGTTCCTTAAAAGCCTGTTAAACTTGCATGCCCGTGTCACTTGAAACATACCAGAAGCAGATGTGTAATAGCAGAACTTGCTACATTCCCTGTGATCCTGTTTCTGTGCTGACCTGTGGGAATCTCTTTCTGCTGTGTGTGGATGCAGTACTTGCttcattttccctttgcagCCAGAATAAAATTCTAGATGTAATGTTAAAAATGCATTCCTGACACCACTTGGCTTTAAGTGCCATGGGAAAGGAGTCTGCTGAAAAGGTGTTTTAGTTTACCTGGATGATAAATCTAGCTGGATTTATTGACCAAGAAATGCTTGGGCATTGTTATGTTTAATTAGTCATGAATGCTTTTTGACAAGTAAGAACATGAACTGATAGATTTTGAAAGCtaaattcct
This window contains:
- the LOC139798538 gene encoding glutathione S-transferase omega-1-like, with translation MGYAEVIDDSIKSSSTLPVHAGGSAFWVGRAQEVIGVRDASPNPNIPPSVGASHPRQSPHNPRGRAGERQRSTPALTRRLRAGTAARGLLRGGGSRPAHGGRGRWRGLGKALQSTAQSSDMAGDQSRSFGKGSTAPGPVPEGLIRLYSMRFCPFAQRTRLVLRAKGISHEVININLKNKPDWFFEKSPFGLVPVLETSKGQLIYESPITCEYLDEAFPGKKLMPSDPYERALQKMLLEQFSKITPLVFKYYVAVKDGQDTAALKAEIVEKFGKFEEILSKRNTVFYGGDSISMLDYMIWPWFERLEPFQLKDSLSHTPKLQRWMEAMKEDPAVKATMTDPQIYKDYLQLYLKNSPEACDYGL